One stretch of Pontiella desulfatans DNA includes these proteins:
- a CDS encoding sulfatase — protein MKKIVYMFAVLAVSVGVIAAESKPNVLFIAVDDLKPWLGCYDHPVVKTPNIDRLAASGTVFRNTYCQVALCGPSRMSVLTGLRPDTTGIYSMGSGWASQQIGAARERVPGLKTIPQYFKEHGYTSLGFGKVFDSRNTDKHQDAVSWSNKGGVRWDWNTDLYPLKPVGGGYQDPVTRKILDEAYKEVTRLKMEKPQRTAYLSTIEGARPVCEALDLPDEAYAEGNVMTAPALEVIRQHSKNGKPFFLAVGYYKPHLPFVAPKKYWDLYDPEEFEIEPVQVYPKDGVAVAETDYIEARGFHPVPEEGPIPEALQRHMLHGYAACVSYVDAQVGKLLQALEESGVADNTIICLWGDHGFHLGDKQVWGKHTNYEQATEAPLIISSPAIPGGVVEDAAMTELVDLFPTLCELAGLEAPEKTDGRSLAGIMRGEELDAGKSAISQYMRQDEELGSVMGWAMRTSRYRYVEWRRIVNDDGNVTWSGNVVGCELYDYKNDPNETRNLATSIEHRGVMTELQQEFDRVMPHLPDRSLDTCDH, from the coding sequence TCGGAGTGATTGCCGCAGAATCGAAACCCAATGTGCTGTTTATTGCTGTGGATGATTTGAAGCCCTGGCTGGGGTGTTATGACCATCCTGTGGTGAAAACGCCGAATATTGACCGTCTGGCGGCATCGGGCACGGTCTTTCGGAATACCTATTGCCAGGTCGCGTTGTGCGGACCGAGCCGAATGAGTGTGTTGACCGGGCTGCGACCGGATACGACCGGAATTTACAGCATGGGATCGGGCTGGGCGTCCCAGCAGATCGGAGCGGCCCGGGAGCGGGTGCCGGGACTGAAGACGATTCCTCAGTATTTTAAGGAACACGGATATACATCGCTTGGGTTCGGCAAGGTGTTTGATTCGCGGAATACCGATAAGCATCAGGATGCGGTCAGCTGGAGTAATAAAGGCGGCGTCCGGTGGGATTGGAATACGGACCTTTATCCACTTAAACCGGTTGGCGGCGGCTATCAGGACCCGGTGACCCGGAAAATCCTAGATGAGGCGTATAAGGAAGTGACGCGCCTCAAAATGGAAAAGCCGCAACGCACGGCCTATCTCTCAACCATCGAAGGTGCACGTCCGGTTTGTGAGGCACTGGATCTTCCTGACGAAGCCTATGCCGAGGGCAATGTGATGACCGCGCCGGCGTTGGAGGTGATCCGCCAGCATAGCAAAAACGGTAAACCTTTTTTCCTGGCGGTGGGCTACTACAAACCGCATCTGCCGTTTGTTGCACCGAAGAAATACTGGGATCTATATGATCCGGAAGAGTTTGAGATTGAACCCGTTCAGGTTTATCCGAAAGACGGCGTTGCTGTGGCTGAAACGGACTATATTGAAGCGCGCGGATTTCATCCGGTGCCGGAAGAAGGGCCGATTCCGGAAGCGCTGCAACGCCATATGCTGCATGGCTATGCGGCCTGTGTCTCCTATGTCGACGCCCAGGTGGGAAAACTGCTCCAGGCCTTGGAAGAATCCGGGGTCGCCGATAATACAATCATCTGTCTTTGGGGGGATCATGGATTCCATTTGGGAGACAAACAGGTGTGGGGCAAGCATACGAACTATGAGCAGGCCACCGAGGCGCCTCTAATTATTTCTTCGCCGGCGATTCCCGGAGGTGTGGTCGAGGATGCCGCCATGACCGAACTGGTGGATCTCTTTCCAACGCTGTGCGAATTGGCGGGATTGGAAGCACCTGAAAAAACCGATGGACGTAGCCTTGCGGGAATTATGCGGGGTGAGGAGCTGGATGCGGGTAAAAGTGCGATCAGTCAGTACATGCGTCAGGATGAAGAGCTTGGTTCCGTGATGGGCTGGGCCATGCGCACGTCGCGATACCGCTATGTGGAGTGGCGCCGTATTGTTAACGATGATGGAAATGTAACCTGGTCCGGGAATGTTGTTGGTTGTGAGCTTTATGACTATAAGAACGATCCGAATGAAACAAGGAACCTTGCGACCTCCATTGAACATCGGGGAGTGATGACCGAATTACAGCAGGAATTTGACCGGGTGATGCCGCATCTACCCGATAGGAGTCTGGATACATGCGATCATTGA
- a CDS encoding sulfatase family protein, producing MRSYIGILIFTLVGNLLAQQRPNVVVVLADDLGPGDIGFYHRQRTGEKELIPTPNMDRLIAEGMRFDDAHSAAPLCAPSRFGMLTGSYSYRNYKPFGVWGSWEKTGLAPRFTTSGKIAQAAGYATAFFGKSGMGGDFKVVDAETDFAWKDRYKKYDLARRTNGPNQWGFDYSFELPSGIQNHPFAFYENGQWMPLKPDSEWKMIGPKQNAYDISRKHNDLTQVGDSNWDPTLAGPLLAEKAKAFIERQVKTSPTQPFFMYYCTQAVHIPHTPPKELNGVKIAGTTPGPHGDMIKELDAQVGVLIQTLEKAGIFDNTLFIVTSDNGGLAADPEAEKLGHDPTNGWNGLKGAVREGGHRVPFMATWPGVIEPGTQSGETISALDVVATLAAVCGQEISRNQVMDSVNLLPLLKQEKGAKGHAVLVHYSQGGSAALRQDEWKLHVYGKNLTNLKPKLLYNLESNPQEDESKNLLNNPEYAERAERMLQTLQECIKGPTAEL from the coding sequence ATGCGCAGCTATATTGGAATTTTGATTTTTACTTTGGTGGGCAATCTACTGGCGCAGCAACGTCCGAATGTGGTTGTGGTGCTGGCCGATGATTTGGGGCCGGGCGATATCGGGTTTTATCATCGACAACGGACCGGCGAAAAAGAGCTGATTCCTACACCGAATATGGACCGTCTGATTGCTGAGGGCATGCGGTTTGATGATGCCCATTCCGCTGCACCGCTCTGTGCGCCGAGCCGCTTCGGTATGCTGACCGGCAGCTATTCCTATCGAAACTATAAACCGTTTGGCGTTTGGGGCTCGTGGGAGAAGACGGGCCTTGCTCCTCGTTTTACAACCTCCGGAAAAATTGCGCAGGCGGCAGGATATGCGACGGCCTTTTTCGGCAAGTCGGGCATGGGCGGTGATTTTAAGGTGGTTGATGCTGAAACAGACTTTGCGTGGAAGGATCGATATAAAAAATATGATCTGGCGCGTCGGACCAACGGGCCGAACCAATGGGGATTTGACTATTCCTTTGAGCTGCCGAGCGGAATTCAGAATCATCCCTTTGCTTTTTATGAAAACGGGCAATGGATGCCGCTGAAACCGGACTCCGAATGGAAGATGATCGGACCGAAGCAGAATGCCTATGATATTTCCCGGAAACACAATGATTTGACGCAGGTAGGGGATTCCAATTGGGATCCGACCTTGGCGGGACCGTTGTTGGCTGAAAAAGCCAAAGCCTTTATTGAGCGACAGGTGAAGACGTCGCCGACTCAACCGTTTTTTATGTATTACTGCACTCAGGCTGTGCACATTCCGCATACGCCGCCGAAGGAACTCAATGGGGTAAAGATTGCGGGGACCACACCCGGGCCGCACGGCGATATGATCAAGGAGCTTGATGCCCAGGTCGGTGTGCTGATCCAGACCTTGGAAAAAGCGGGCATTTTCGACAATACGCTGTTTATTGTAACTTCCGATAACGGCGGGCTGGCGGCCGATCCCGAAGCGGAAAAACTCGGGCATGATCCAACGAACGGCTGGAACGGCCTAAAAGGCGCCGTGCGTGAAGGGGGCCACCGTGTACCTTTTATGGCCACGTGGCCCGGCGTAATAGAGCCGGGCACTCAATCGGGCGAGACGATCAGTGCGCTGGATGTGGTGGCGACGCTGGCGGCGGTGTGCGGTCAGGAAATTTCTCGAAATCAGGTAATGGACTCCGTGAACCTGCTTCCGCTCTTGAAACAGGAGAAGGGGGCCAAAGGGCATGCGGTACTGGTGCATTATTCCCAGGGTGGAAGTGCTGCCCTACGGCAGGATGAATGGAAGCTACATGTGTACGGAAAAAATCTGACAAATCTTAAGCCGAAACTGCTCTATAATCTTGAAAGCAACCCGCAAGAGGATGAGAGCAAAAATCTCCTGAATAATCCCGAATATGCCGAACGGGCGGAGCGGATGCTGCAAACCCTCCAGGAATGCATAAAAGGGCCTACGGCTGAGTTATAA
- a CDS encoding sulfatase-like hydrolase/transferase — translation MRSLSSLLLGSALLTVCGACLAERSRPNIIILLADDLGYGELGCYGQEMIQTPTIDALAAKGLKFTDFYAGTSVCSPSRGVLMTGIHAGHATIRGNKGFYQVNGSWDRVALKKSEITIAEMLRDAGYQTAFVGKWHLGIPEDVSTWASGRGFDFAVQEQWGPKAEGGEFDERDHQVNGREEVIFHDYTQYDCLDEFRTDIMLKFLDEQRDQEKPLFLFMSYRSPHAHEFYLRETENYKDRGWPEIERRHASRITMLDEQIKRLLAKLETIGDMENTFILFTSDNGPHREHKHDHTFFNSAQGLNGYKRDMYEGGIRVPGIVYWKGKSQVGVSDHPAIFYDVMPTLADVAGIDVPEQTDGISFLPEVMGTPQKEHDLLYWELQHASGKESGFRQAVRKGDWKAVRYANKGRTELYDLKIDINETTDVADLHPEVVERMNRILTQKSEKTELYPYAGGPGQ, via the coding sequence ATGCGATCATTGAGCAGTTTATTATTGGGATCAGCTCTGCTGACGGTTTGTGGTGCCTGCCTCGCGGAGAGGTCGCGCCCGAATATCATCATCCTGCTGGCAGATGATCTGGGCTACGGTGAGCTTGGATGTTATGGGCAGGAAATGATTCAGACCCCGACAATTGATGCGTTGGCGGCCAAGGGACTTAAGTTTACAGATTTCTATGCCGGCACCTCGGTTTGCTCGCCTTCCCGAGGGGTCTTAATGACCGGTATTCATGCGGGGCACGCCACCATCCGTGGCAATAAGGGATTTTATCAGGTCAATGGTTCGTGGGACCGGGTGGCCTTGAAAAAGAGCGAAATCACCATTGCGGAAATGCTCCGGGATGCCGGGTATCAGACGGCCTTTGTCGGGAAATGGCATTTGGGCATTCCGGAAGATGTATCGACCTGGGCATCGGGGCGTGGCTTTGATTTTGCGGTTCAGGAACAGTGGGGGCCTAAAGCGGAGGGGGGCGAGTTCGATGAGCGGGATCACCAGGTGAATGGCCGTGAAGAGGTGATATTCCACGACTATACCCAATACGACTGTCTGGATGAGTTCCGCACGGACATTATGCTCAAATTCCTGGATGAGCAGCGAGATCAGGAAAAACCGCTGTTCCTCTTTATGTCCTATCGCAGTCCGCATGCGCATGAGTTTTATCTCCGTGAAACGGAAAACTATAAGGATCGGGGCTGGCCGGAAATCGAGCGTCGTCATGCATCACGAATAACGATGCTGGATGAACAGATTAAGCGACTCCTCGCTAAGCTGGAAACCATCGGTGATATGGAAAATACTTTTATTTTATTCACCAGCGACAACGGGCCTCATCGCGAGCATAAACATGACCACACCTTTTTTAACAGTGCCCAGGGTCTCAATGGATATAAGCGCGATATGTATGAAGGGGGCATTCGGGTGCCGGGCATCGTCTACTGGAAAGGTAAATCGCAGGTCGGCGTAAGCGATCATCCTGCCATCTTTTATGATGTCATGCCCACGCTCGCGGATGTTGCCGGCATTGATGTTCCGGAACAGACTGATGGCATTTCTTTTCTGCCTGAGGTGATGGGGACTCCTCAAAAAGAACATGATCTCTTATACTGGGAACTCCAGCATGCCAGCGGGAAGGAGAGCGGCTTCCGTCAGGCGGTTCGCAAAGGGGATTGGAAGGCGGTGCGATATGCTAACAAAGGGCGGACGGAACTCTATGATTTAAAAATCGATATCAACGAAACAACAGATGTGGCGGACCTGCATCCGGAAGTGGTTGAGCGGATGAACCGGATTCTTACGCAGAAAAGCGAAAAGACCGAACTGTATCCGTATGCCGGCGGTCCGGGGCAGTGA